A single genomic interval of Chitinophaga sp. 180180018-3 harbors:
- the mnmD gene encoding tRNA (5-methylaminomethyl-2-thiouridine)(34)-methyltransferase MnmD, which produces MQRILTADGSYTIFNEAIGEHYHSAKGAVTESRHVFIQSGLDFAAKLRKQIVVLEVGLGTGLNALLSLQYGLQHDLSLQYIALELYPLAAGMALALQYPQYIGAPELTPAFRLLHTSDNATAFRINPGFSFTRHQTDVRDFNTNATFNLVYYDAFSPAAQPHLWTRAIFEKLYGFMQTSAVLVTYSAKGQIKRDLKSIGFTVESLPGAPGKREMIRAIKM; this is translated from the coding sequence TCACTCCGCCAAAGGCGCTGTCACAGAATCCCGCCATGTTTTCATCCAATCAGGGCTCGATTTTGCCGCTAAATTAAGGAAGCAAATCGTGGTACTGGAAGTAGGACTGGGCACAGGTCTCAATGCCCTGCTCTCCTTGCAATACGGTCTGCAGCATGATCTTTCCCTACAATATATTGCGCTGGAATTATACCCGCTGGCAGCCGGCATGGCACTGGCGCTACAGTATCCGCAGTACATCGGCGCTCCGGAACTAACGCCCGCCTTCCGCCTTTTACATACGTCGGACAATGCCACTGCATTCCGGATCAATCCGGGTTTCTCATTTACCAGGCACCAGACCGACGTCCGGGATTTCAATACCAACGCCACTTTCAACCTTGTTTATTACGATGCCTTCTCCCCCGCCGCCCAACCACACCTCTGGACCCGGGCAATATTTGAAAAACTATACGGCTTCATGCAAACCAGCGCGGTACTGGTAACCTATTCTGCAAAGGGACAGATAAAACGCGACCTGAAAAGTATTGGTTTTACCGTTGAAAGTCTGCCAGGAGCACCAGGAAAACGGGAAATGATCAGAGCCATAAAAATGTAA